A single Drechmeria coniospora strain ARSEF 6962 chromosome 03, whole genome shotgun sequence DNA region contains:
- a CDS encoding Hsp40 co-chaperone Jid1, giving the protein MATLVKPLPAAALRPLLTSSVCSPASALLSSIPRHGRRRHATARQTPGRHEPPAWPSSPNPTPYEILDLPRDAPYAKQRFIQLVKLYHPDTEHHDGHHLGPSSSSSSPTFLPSASVSASASASAPRLPRAIRLERYRLVVAANDLLGDPAKRRLYDLHGVGWSHGHGAPNLRDADRAWRHRPNSAARNATWEDWERWYEVRSGKPREPTYMSNGLFATLVVAMCMVGALAQANRAESSGADFVEYAQQRNADIGHQMRRDGMARAGRSKDERVDSFLKDRENVAYDYVSSRYDEPRPPPDGTESA; this is encoded by the coding sequence ATGGCTACTCTCGTCAAGCCCCTGCCGGCCGCGGCGCTGCGTCCGCTCCTCACCTCGTCCGTCTGCTCGCCAGCTTCGGCCCTGCTCTCATCGATTCCCCgccacggccggcggcgacatgCCACGGCGCGGCAGACACCCGGCCGACACGAACCACCGGcctggccgagctcgccgaacCCGACGCCCTACGAGATCTTGGACCTGCCCAGGGATGCCCCCTACGCCAAGCAGCGCTTCATTCAGCTCGTGAAGCTCTACCACCCCGACACTGAGCATCATGACGGCCACCACCTCGGCccatcatcctcatcctcctccccaACCTTCTTGCCCTCCGCCTCGgtctccgcctccgcctctgCATCCGCGCCGCGTCTGCCGCGCGCCATCCGCCTCGAGCGCTaccggctcgtcgtcgccgccaacgaTCTCCTCGGCGACCCGGCCAAGCGCCGGCTCTACGACCTCCACGGCGTCGGCTGGtcccacggccacggcgctcCGAACCTGAGAGACGCCGACCGCGCCTGGCGGCACCGGCCCAACAGCGCCGCCCGCAACGCCACCTGGGAGGACTGGGAGCGCTGGTACGAGGTCCGAAGCGGCAAGCCCCGCGAGCCGACCTACATGAGCAACGGCCTGTTTgccaccctcgtcgtcgccatgtgCATGGTCGGCGCCCTGGCCCAGGCCAACCGCGCCGAGTCCTCGGGCGCCGACTTTGTCGAGTACGCGCAGCAGCGCAACGCCGACATCGGCCACCAGATGCGACGCGACGGCATGGCGCGTGCGGGGCGGTCCAAGGACGAACGCGTGGATTCGTTCTTGAAGGATCGGGAGAATGTCGCCTACGATTACGTGTCGAGCAGGTACGAcgagcctcggccgccgcctgaCGGGACCGAATCGGCGTGA
- a CDS encoding U6 snRNA-associated Sm-like protein LSm3 encodes MADVGEEDGHVAEPLDLVRLLLNEVVFVKLRGDRELKGKLHAYDSHCNLVLGEVEETIYAVDDDDNEEEAKTISRKSEMLFVRGDSVVMISPPVPF; translated from the coding sequence ATGGCGGACGTTGGCGAAGAAGATGGCCACGTTGCCGAACCGCTCGATCTGGTTCGGTTGCTGCTCAACGAGGTGGTCTTTGTCAAGTTGAGGGGAGATAGGGAGCTCAAAGGGAAGCTTCACGCATACGACAGCCACTGCAATCTGGTGCTCGGCGAGGTGGAGGAAACAATCTACGCGGTAGATGACGATGACAacgaggaagaggccaaGACGATAAGCCGCAAATCCGAGATGCTGTTCGTGAGGGGCGATAGCGTGGTGATGATTTCACCTCCGGTACCGTTCTGA
- a CDS encoding Gpr1 family protein — translation MASTAAAASEQETYTKEHGVLQPAGGSAANAPVAKPHQATVSQVFDPQFFKVANPGPLGLISFALTTFVLGLYQCGAGLPDSNPFGGVGPDQAVFGLAVFFGGAAQFIAGIMEFRVGNTFGTTVHCSYGAFWLAFAMFLVPSLGIKEAYAGDARAFSFALGIFLILWCFLTLIFFIAALRTNIAILVVLGLLVLAFFFLSIAQFILTSNPTAAVRVNRAGGVFAVICALAAFYAGSAGIMTEDTTWVRFPLGEFKYTPKQKAEKDASNLPV, via the exons ATGGCTTCcaccgccgctgccgcttcCGAGCAGGAGACGTACACAAAGGAGCATGGCGTCCTGCAACCCGCCGGGGGCAGTGCGGCGAATGCTCCCGTCGCCAAGCCTCACCAGGCCACCGTGTCGCAGGTCTTCGATCCGCAGTTCTTCAAGGTCGCCAACCCGGGTCCTCTCGGCCTCATCAGCTTTGCCCTGACGACCTTTGTCCTCGGCCTCTACCAGTGCGGTGCTGG ACTTCCCGACTCGAACCcctttggcggcgtcgggcccGACCAGGCCGTCTTCGGtctcgccgtcttcttcggcggcgccgcgCAGTTCATCGCCGGCATCATGGAGTTCCGGGTTGGGAACACATTCGGCACCACTGTGCACTGCTCCTACGGCGCCTTCTGGCTCGCCTTTGCCATGTTCCTCGTCCCCTCGCTCGGCATCAAGGAAGCctacgccggcgacgcccgcGCCTTCAgcttcgccctcggcatcttCCTCATCCTCTGGTGCTTCCTGACCCTCAtcttcttcatcgccgccctccggACCAacatcgccatcctcgtcgtcctcggcctcctcgtcctcgccttcttcttcctcaGCATCGCCCAGTTCATCCTGACGAGCaacccgacggcggcggtgcgcgTCAAccgtgccggcggcgtctttgccgtcatctgcgccttggccgccttttACGCCGGCAGTGCCGGCATCATGACCGAGGACACCACCTGGGTCCGCTTCCCCTTGGGCGAGTTCAAGTACACGCCCAAGCAGAAGGCGGAGAAGGATGCGAGCAACCTCCCGGTCTAG